Proteins found in one Pseudomonas sp. P8_241 genomic segment:
- a CDS encoding COG3650 family protein, translated as MRVARSFIVVALLPLFAACQLFDSPRESASHVGQTRLQGQLTAADGKLLFQPCNQPNRYVVNDTGGTSVLQQAATLADGKGKLFADVRGKVVSGNGADGQLDLETLYRIERSGTACDDPNFKLSILRAAGHNPQWTMKVSGKGLILERAGLPPLAVPYVEEQLGDGRFNLSTDANNQHIELWVAPQRCVDSSTGSIQHMSAELRVDGKVQRGCASFGGARDD; from the coding sequence ATGCGTGTTGCCCGTTCCTTCATCGTCGTTGCCCTGCTTCCGCTGTTCGCCGCGTGCCAATTGTTCGACAGCCCGCGTGAAAGCGCGTCTCATGTCGGTCAGACCCGTTTGCAAGGGCAGTTGACGGCGGCGGATGGCAAACTGCTGTTCCAACCGTGCAACCAGCCAAATCGTTATGTGGTCAACGACACGGGTGGCACCAGCGTCCTGCAACAGGCTGCCACCTTGGCCGATGGCAAGGGCAAGCTGTTTGCCGATGTGCGTGGCAAGGTTGTCTCCGGTAACGGTGCCGACGGCCAACTTGACCTGGAAACGCTGTACCGCATCGAGCGCTCGGGCACGGCATGTGACGATCCAAACTTCAAACTGTCGATTTTGCGTGCAGCGGGCCACAACCCGCAATGGACGATGAAAGTCAGTGGCAAAGGCCTGATCCTCGAGCGTGCCGGCCTGCCGCCATTGGCCGTGCCCTACGTTGAAGAGCAACTGGGCGATGGTCGATTCAACCTCAGCACCGATGCCAATAATCAACACATCGAGCTGTGGGTCGCACCGCAACGCTGCGTCGACAGCAGCACCGGCAGCATCCAGCACATGAGCGCTGAACTTCGCGTCGACGGTAAAGTGCAGCGCGGTTGCGCATCCTTCGGTGGTGCACGGGACGACTGA
- the livH gene encoding high-affinity branched-chain amino acid ABC transporter permease LivH, giving the protein MPDIYHFFQQLVNGLTIGSTYALIAIGYTMVYGIIGMINFAHGEVYMIGSYVAFIAIAGLAMMGLDSVPLLMTAAFIATIVVTSAYGYSIERIAYRPLRGSNRLIPLISAIGMSIFLQNTVLLAQDSKDKSIPNLIPGNFAFGPGGAHEVLISYMQIVVFVVTLVAMLGLTLFISRSRLGRACRACAEDIKMANLLGINTNNIIALTFVIGAALAAVAAVLLSMQYGVINPNAGFLVGLKAFTAAVLGGIGSIPGAMLGGLVLGVAEAFGADIFGDQYKDVVAFGLLVLVLLFRPTGLLGRPEVEKV; this is encoded by the coding sequence ATGCCTGACATCTATCACTTCTTCCAACAGCTGGTTAATGGTCTGACCATTGGCAGCACGTATGCCCTGATCGCCATCGGCTATACGATGGTTTACGGCATCATTGGAATGATCAACTTCGCCCACGGCGAGGTGTACATGATCGGTTCCTACGTGGCGTTCATCGCCATCGCCGGGCTGGCCATGATGGGACTCGACAGTGTTCCGCTGTTGATGACCGCCGCTTTCATCGCAACCATTGTCGTGACCAGTGCCTACGGTTACAGCATCGAACGGATCGCCTACCGCCCCTTGCGCGGCAGCAACCGTCTGATCCCGCTGATCTCTGCCATCGGCATGTCGATCTTCCTGCAGAACACCGTTCTGCTGGCGCAAGACTCCAAGGACAAATCCATCCCCAACCTGATTCCGGGCAATTTTGCCTTTGGGCCAGGTGGCGCACATGAAGTGCTGATTTCCTACATGCAAATCGTGGTGTTCGTGGTGACCCTGGTCGCCATGCTCGGCCTGACGCTGTTCATCTCCCGCTCCCGCCTGGGCCGCGCCTGCCGCGCCTGTGCCGAAGACATCAAGATGGCCAACCTGCTGGGTATCAACACCAACAACATCATCGCTCTGACCTTCGTCATCGGTGCCGCACTGGCGGCCGTCGCGGCCGTGTTGTTGAGCATGCAATACGGCGTGATCAACCCGAACGCCGGTTTCCTGGTCGGCCTCAAGGCCTTCACCGCAGCGGTACTGGGCGGTATCGGCAGCATTCCGGGCGCCATGCTCGGCGGGCTGGTACTGGGCGTGGCGGAAGCCTTTGGTGCCGATATCTTCGGCGACCAGTACAAGGACGTCGTGGCCTTCGGCCTTCTGGTTCTGGTGTTGTTGTTCCGGCCAACCGGCCTGTTGGGCCGTCCGGAGGTTGAGAAGGTATGA
- a CDS encoding NAD(P)/FAD-dependent oxidoreductase — MLRITELKLPIDHPEEDLRPAIVQRLGLASDDLLDFTLFKRSYDARKKSSELCFIYTIDLEVRDEASVLHKFADDRNVSVAPDVSYKEVGQAPAALSARPIVVGFGPCGIFAGLLLAQMGFKPIILERGTEVRQRTKDTWGLWRKSVLNPESNVQFGEGGAGTFSDGKLYSQIKDPKFLGRKVLHEFVKAGAPEEILYVSKPHIGTFRLTGVVENMREQIRALGGEVRFQQRVTDVLIDDGQLVGVELNGGERILSKHVILALGHSARDTFRMLHGRGVYMEAKPFSVGFRIEHPQSLIDRARLGKYAGHPKLGAADYKLVHHAKNGRSVYSFCMCPGGTVVAATSEPNRVVTNGMSQYSRNERNANSGIVVGITPEVDYPGGPLAGIELQERLESHAFVLGGSNYEAPAQLVGDFIAGKPSTELGSVEPSYKPGVALGDLALALPDFAIEAIREALPAFEKQIRGYSLHDAILTGIETRTSSPLRITRNESMQSLNVKGLFPAGEGAGYAGGILSAGVDGIRIAEAVARDILGLQA; from the coding sequence ATGTTACGAATCACCGAACTCAAGTTGCCGATCGACCATCCCGAAGAAGACCTGCGCCCTGCCATCGTGCAGCGTTTGGGGCTTGCCAGCGATGACCTACTCGATTTCACCTTGTTCAAGCGCAGCTACGATGCGCGCAAAAAGTCCTCCGAACTGTGCTTCATTTACACCATCGACCTTGAAGTTCGCGATGAAGCGTCGGTACTGCACAAGTTTGCCGATGACCGTAACGTCAGCGTGGCGCCGGATGTCAGCTACAAAGAAGTCGGCCAGGCGCCGGCCGCCCTGAGTGCTCGCCCGATCGTTGTCGGCTTCGGCCCGTGCGGGATTTTCGCCGGGTTGTTGCTCGCGCAAATGGGCTTCAAGCCGATCATCCTCGAGCGCGGCACCGAAGTACGCCAGCGCACCAAGGACACCTGGGGTCTGTGGCGCAAAAGCGTGCTCAACCCCGAATCCAACGTGCAGTTCGGCGAAGGCGGCGCAGGCACGTTCTCCGACGGCAAGCTCTACAGCCAGATCAAGGACCCTAAATTCCTCGGCCGCAAAGTGCTGCACGAATTCGTCAAGGCCGGTGCGCCGGAAGAGATCCTCTACGTCAGCAAGCCACATATCGGTACATTCCGTCTGACTGGTGTTGTGGAAAACATGCGCGAGCAGATTCGTGCGCTCGGCGGCGAAGTGCGCTTCCAGCAGCGTGTCACGGATGTCCTGATCGATGATGGCCAGTTGGTCGGTGTCGAGCTCAACGGTGGTGAGCGGATTCTTTCGAAACACGTGATCCTGGCCCTCGGCCACAGCGCCCGCGACACGTTCCGCATGCTTCACGGTCGCGGCGTGTACATGGAGGCCAAGCCGTTCTCGGTCGGTTTCCGCATCGAGCATCCACAGTCGCTGATCGACCGCGCTCGCCTGGGCAAGTACGCCGGGCACCCGAAACTCGGCGCCGCCGACTACAAACTGGTGCACCACGCCAAGAACGGCCGTTCGGTCTACAGCTTCTGCATGTGCCCAGGCGGCACCGTGGTGGCGGCGACCTCCGAGCCGAACCGAGTGGTCACGAACGGCATGAGTCAGTACTCGCGTAACGAACGTAACGCCAACTCCGGGATTGTCGTCGGCATCACCCCTGAAGTCGACTATCCGGGTGGACCGCTGGCAGGCATCGAGTTGCAGGAACGCCTGGAATCCCACGCCTTTGTGCTCGGTGGCAGCAACTACGAAGCACCGGCGCAATTGGTCGGCGACTTTATCGCGGGCAAGCCGTCCACTGAACTGGGCAGCGTCGAGCCGTCCTACAAACCGGGCGTCGCACTGGGCGACCTGGCCCTGGCCTTGCCGGACTTCGCCATCGAAGCGATCCGCGAAGCCTTGCCGGCGTTCGAGAAACAGATTCGTGGATATTCGCTGCATGACGCCATACTGACCGGCATCGAAACGCGAACGTCGTCGCCACTGCGTATTACCCGCAACGAGTCGATGCAGAGCCTGAACGTGAAAGGCTTGTTCCCGGCCGGTGAAGGCGCGGGTTATGCGGGCGGGATTCTGTCGGCAGGTGTGGACGGGATTCGTATTGCTGAAGCCGTCGCCCGGGACATTCTCGGCCTGCAGGCTTGA
- a CDS encoding high-affinity branched-chain amino acid ABC transporter permease LivM, translated as MTRNLKQALFSALLVWAVAYPVLGLKLTIVGINLEVHGTSNATLITIAVCSVLMFLRVLFDQRISSAWRSSPGMPLIPAKASNFLTLPTTQRWIIIALIAGALVWPFFGSRGAVDIATLVLIYVMLGLGLNIVVGLAGLLDLGYVGFYAVGAYSYALLSHYFGLSFWICLPIAGLMAATFGFLLGFPVLRLRGDYLAIVTLGFGEIIRLFLRNLTDITGGPNGISNIEKPTFFGLTFERKAAEGMQTFHEYFGLQYNSINKVIFLYLVALFLALAALFVINRLLRMPLGRAWEALREDEIACRALGLNPTLIKLSAFTLGASFAGFAGSFFAARQGLVTPESFTFIESAIILAIVVLGGMGSQLGVILAAVVMILLPEMMREFSEYRMLMFGALMVLMMIWRPQGLLPMQRPHMELRK; from the coding sequence ATGACTAGGAATCTTAAACAGGCACTGTTCAGTGCCTTGCTGGTGTGGGCCGTGGCCTACCCGGTACTCGGTCTGAAACTGACCATCGTCGGCATCAACCTTGAAGTTCATGGCACCAGCAACGCCACCCTGATCACCATTGCGGTGTGCTCAGTGTTGATGTTCCTGCGTGTGCTGTTCGACCAGCGGATCAGCTCGGCCTGGCGTTCGTCGCCAGGCATGCCGCTGATTCCGGCCAAGGCCAGCAACTTCCTGACCCTGCCGACCACCCAGCGCTGGATCATCATCGCGTTGATCGCCGGTGCCCTGGTCTGGCCGTTCTTCGGCTCCCGCGGCGCGGTGGATATCGCCACGCTGGTGCTGATCTACGTAATGCTCGGCCTCGGCCTCAACATCGTGGTCGGTCTTGCCGGTCTGCTTGACCTTGGTTACGTCGGCTTCTATGCCGTCGGCGCCTACAGCTATGCGCTGCTGTCGCACTACTTCGGTCTGAGTTTCTGGATCTGCCTGCCGATTGCCGGTTTGATGGCCGCTACCTTCGGCTTCCTGCTGGGTTTCCCGGTGTTGCGTCTGCGCGGTGACTATCTGGCGATCGTGACTTTGGGCTTCGGTGAAATCATCCGTCTGTTCCTGCGCAACCTGACCGATATCACCGGTGGCCCGAACGGCATCAGCAACATCGAGAAGCCGACGTTCTTCGGCCTGACCTTCGAACGTAAAGCCGCGGAAGGCATGCAGACTTTCCACGAATACTTCGGCCTGCAATACAACTCGATCAACAAGGTGATCTTCCTTTACCTCGTTGCGCTGTTCCTGGCACTGGCTGCGCTGTTCGTCATCAACCGCTTGCTGCGCATGCCGTTGGGCCGCGCCTGGGAAGCCTTGCGTGAAGACGAGATCGCCTGCCGTGCGCTGGGCCTGAACCCGACCCTCATCAAACTGTCGGCCTTTACCCTGGGCGCGAGCTTCGCCGGTTTCGCCGGTAGCTTCTTCGCCGCCCGTCAGGGTCTGGTGACACCGGAGTCCTTCACCTTCATCGAGTCGGCGATCATTCTCGCCATCGTGGTACTGGGTGGCATGGGCTCGCAACTGGGCGTGATCCTGGCTGCCGTGGTGATGATCCTGCTGCCGGAAATGATGCGTGAGTTCAGTGAGTACCGCATGTTGATGTTCGGTGCCTTGATGGTACTGATGATGATCTGGCGCCCTCAGGGTCTGCTGCCCATGCAACGTCCTCACATGGAGCTGCGCAAATGA
- a CDS encoding DUF2288 domain-containing protein, with amino-acid sequence MTEEPSTLYAKLLGETASITWKELEPFFAKGALLWVDPSLDLIAAAEAVASDEGEKVAAWLAADKVAKLSETGALDLFERDPQLWAVVVSPWILIQERATA; translated from the coding sequence ATGACTGAAGAACCTAGCACCCTCTATGCCAAGCTGCTTGGTGAAACCGCATCTATTACCTGGAAGGAATTAGAGCCGTTCTTCGCCAAGGGTGCCCTATTGTGGGTCGACCCCAGCCTGGATTTGATCGCTGCGGCTGAGGCTGTAGCGAGTGATGAAGGCGAGAAAGTGGCTGCCTGGCTGGCCGCTGACAAGGTCGCCAAGCTGTCTGAAACAGGGGCGCTGGATCTTTTCGAGCGTGACCCGCAGCTGTGGGCGGTTGTGGTTTCGCCGTGGATTCTGATCCAGGAAAGGGCGACGGCCTGA
- the livG gene encoding high-affinity branched-chain amino acid ABC transporter ATP-binding protein LivG, translated as MSREILKVENLSMRFGGLLAVNGVALSVKEKQVVALIGPNGAGKTTVFNCLTGFYKPSGGSILLDGEPIEGLPGHKIALKGVVRTFQNVRLFKDMTAVENLLIAQHRHLNTNFLSGLFKTPAFRKSEREAMDFAEFWLEKVNLKEFANRPAGTLAYGQQRRLEIARCMMTRPRILMLDEPAAGLNPKETEDLKALISMLREEHNVTVLLIEHDMKLVMSISDHIVVINQGTPLADGTPEQIRDNPEVIKAYLGEA; from the coding sequence ATGAGCCGCGAGATCCTTAAAGTAGAAAACCTGAGCATGCGCTTCGGCGGCTTGCTGGCGGTCAACGGCGTAGCCTTGAGCGTGAAAGAGAAACAAGTGGTTGCCCTGATCGGCCCCAACGGCGCCGGCAAGACCACCGTGTTCAACTGCCTGACCGGCTTCTACAAGCCGAGCGGCGGCAGCATCCTGCTCGACGGCGAGCCGATCGAAGGCCTGCCGGGCCACAAGATCGCCCTCAAAGGCGTGGTGCGCACCTTCCAGAACGTGCGGTTGTTCAAGGACATGACCGCGGTCGAGAACCTCTTGATCGCTCAGCACCGTCACCTGAACACCAACTTCCTGTCCGGCCTGTTCAAGACCCCGGCGTTCCGCAAAAGCGAACGCGAGGCCATGGACTTTGCCGAGTTCTGGCTGGAAAAGGTCAACCTCAAGGAGTTCGCCAACCGTCCGGCCGGCACCCTGGCCTACGGTCAGCAACGTCGTCTGGAAATCGCTCGCTGCATGATGACCCGCCCGCGGATCCTCATGCTCGACGAACCGGCGGCCGGCCTCAACCCGAAGGAAACCGAGGACCTCAAGGCGCTGATCAGCATGCTGCGTGAAGAGCACAACGTGACCGTGCTGCTGATCGAACACGACATGAAGCTGGTCATGAGCATTTCCGATCACATCGTCGTGATCAACCAGGGCACGCCCCTGGCCGACGGTACGCCGGAACAGATCCGCGATAATCCTGAAGTGATCAAAGCCTACCTGGGGGAAGCGTAA
- a CDS encoding LysR family transcriptional regulator — MSEMDDLAAFAVLIEAGSFTLAAQQLGCSKGQLSKRISQLEAQFSVVLLQRTTRRLSLTAAGAALLPQAQALVVQAERARQALARLKDDMAGPIRMTVPVSLGETFFDGLLLEFSAQYPEVQIELDLNNSYRDLSRDGFDLAIRSDVAIDQRLVARPVLAWHEMTCASPAYLDLHGEPQTPQALGEHRCLLNSHYSGREEWLYHQQHELLRVRVSGPFASNHYNLLKKAALAGAGIARLPSYCLSAELADGRLRWLLRDYQTRSMPMYLVHAYQGGLPKRTQVLADYLIGWFKRSGEALDRL; from the coding sequence ATGAGCGAAATGGATGACCTCGCGGCGTTCGCGGTGTTGATCGAGGCGGGGAGTTTTACCTTGGCGGCGCAGCAGTTGGGATGCAGCAAGGGCCAATTGTCCAAACGCATCAGTCAATTGGAGGCGCAGTTTTCCGTTGTCCTGTTACAGCGCACCACACGGCGCTTGAGCCTGACGGCGGCGGGCGCGGCGTTGCTGCCGCAAGCCCAGGCGTTGGTCGTGCAGGCCGAGCGAGCACGTCAGGCGTTGGCGCGCTTGAAAGATGACATGGCCGGTCCGATACGTATGACCGTTCCGGTTTCGCTGGGGGAAACCTTTTTCGATGGCCTGTTGCTGGAATTTTCCGCCCAGTATCCCGAGGTGCAGATCGAGCTGGATCTCAACAACAGCTACCGTGACTTGTCCCGCGACGGTTTCGACCTGGCGATCCGCTCGGATGTGGCGATAGACCAGCGACTGGTGGCTCGCCCGGTGTTGGCGTGGCACGAAATGACCTGTGCCAGCCCGGCCTATCTGGATCTGCACGGTGAACCGCAAACGCCGCAGGCGCTCGGTGAGCATCGTTGTTTGCTAAACAGCCACTACAGTGGGCGTGAAGAATGGTTGTATCACCAGCAACATGAATTGCTGCGGGTGCGGGTGTCGGGACCGTTCGCCAGCAACCATTACAATCTGCTGAAAAAAGCCGCGCTGGCTGGTGCAGGGATTGCGCGCCTGCCGTCTTATTGTTTGTCAGCGGAATTGGCTGACGGGCGTTTGCGCTGGCTCCTGCGCGATTACCAGACGCGGAGCATGCCGATGTATCTGGTGCATGCGTATCAGGGGGGGTTGCCCAAGCGCACGCAGGTGCTGGCGGATTACTTGATTGGGTGGTTCAAGCGCAGTGGCGAAGCGCTGGACAGGCTATAG
- a CDS encoding branched-chain amino acid ABC transporter substrate-binding protein, whose translation MTKATKQISKLFAAMVLAGVASHSFAADTIKIGIAGPKTGPVAQYGDMQFSGAKMAIEQINAKGGVDGKKLEAVEYDDACDPKQAVAVANKVVNDGVKFVVGHLCSSSTQPASDIYEDEGVIMITPAATSPDITARGYKMVFRTIGLDSAQGPAAGNYIADFVKPKIVAVLHDKQQYGEGIATAVKKTLEGKGVKVAVFEGVNAGDKDFSSMISKLKQANVDFVYYGGYHPELGLILRQSQEKGLKAKFMGPEGVGNDSISQIAKDASEGLLVTLPKSFDQDPANVALADAFKAKKEDPSGPFVFPAYSAVTVIADGIKAAKSEDAAKVAEAIHAGTFKTPTGDLSFDEKGDLKDFKFVVYEWHFGKPKTEAKPQ comes from the coding sequence ATGACTAAGGCTACTAAGCAGATTTCCAAACTGTTTGCCGCTATGGTTCTGGCCGGGGTTGCCAGCCATTCGTTCGCAGCTGACACCATCAAGATCGGCATCGCCGGCCCTAAAACCGGCCCTGTAGCCCAATACGGCGACATGCAATTCAGTGGCGCTAAAATGGCCATCGAGCAAATCAACGCCAAAGGCGGCGTTGACGGCAAGAAACTCGAAGCCGTTGAATACGATGACGCCTGTGATCCGAAACAAGCTGTGGCGGTCGCGAACAAAGTCGTCAACGACGGCGTCAAGTTCGTGGTCGGTCACCTGTGCTCCAGCTCCACTCAACCGGCTTCGGACATCTACGAAGACGAAGGCGTGATCATGATCACTCCGGCAGCCACCAGCCCGGACATCACCGCCCGTGGTTACAAAATGGTGTTCCGCACCATCGGCCTGGACAGCGCCCAGGGCCCTGCGGCCGGTAACTACATTGCCGATTTCGTAAAGCCTAAAATCGTTGCTGTTCTGCACGACAAACAGCAATACGGTGAAGGCATCGCCACCGCAGTGAAGAAAACCCTGGAAGGCAAAGGCGTGAAGGTTGCCGTGTTCGAAGGCGTCAACGCCGGCGACAAGGACTTCTCCTCGATGATCTCCAAGCTCAAGCAAGCCAACGTCGACTTCGTCTACTACGGCGGCTACCACCCGGAGCTGGGCCTGATCCTGCGTCAATCCCAGGAAAAAGGCCTGAAAGCCAAGTTCATGGGTCCGGAAGGCGTGGGTAACGACTCCATTTCGCAGATCGCCAAGGACGCTTCCGAAGGCCTGCTGGTGACCCTGCCGAAATCCTTCGACCAGGATCCGGCCAACGTTGCCCTGGCTGATGCGTTCAAAGCCAAGAAAGAAGATCCGAGCGGTCCGTTCGTGTTCCCGGCCTACTCGGCTGTGACCGTGATCGCCGACGGCATCAAGGCTGCCAAGTCCGAAGACGCTGCCAAAGTGGCCGAAGCCATCCACGCCGGCACCTTCAAGACCCCTACCGGCGACCTGAGCTTCGACGAGAAAGGTGACCTCAAAGACTTCAAATTCGTGGTTTACGAGTGGCACTTCGGCAAACCAAAAACTGAAGCCAAGCCCCAGTAA
- a CDS encoding ABC transporter ATP-binding protein, with the protein MLQFENVSTFYGKIQALHSVNVEVRQGEIVTLIGANGAGKSTLLMTLCGSPRAHSGSIRYMGEELVGQDSSQIMRKSIAVVPEGRRVFSRLTVEENLSMGGFFTAKGDYQEQMDKVLGLFPRLKERFSQRGGTMSGGEQQMLAIGRALMSKPKLLLLDEPSLGLAPIIIQQIFDIIEQLRKDGVTVFLVEQNANQALKIADRAYVLENGRVVMQGTGEALLTDPKVREAYLGG; encoded by the coding sequence ATGCTGCAGTTTGAAAACGTTTCCACCTTCTATGGCAAGATCCAGGCCTTGCACAGCGTCAACGTCGAAGTCCGCCAGGGCGAGATTGTGACCCTGATCGGCGCCAACGGTGCGGGCAAGTCCACGCTGCTGATGACTCTGTGCGGTTCGCCGCGAGCCCACAGCGGCAGCATCCGCTACATGGGTGAAGAGCTGGTCGGCCAGGACTCTTCGCAGATCATGCGCAAGAGCATTGCCGTGGTGCCGGAAGGTCGTCGGGTGTTTTCCCGTCTGACCGTGGAAGAGAACCTGTCCATGGGCGGTTTCTTCACCGCGAAAGGCGATTATCAGGAACAGATGGACAAGGTTCTCGGACTTTTCCCACGCCTGAAAGAGCGTTTCAGCCAGCGTGGCGGCACCATGTCCGGTGGCGAACAGCAAATGCTCGCCATCGGCCGCGCGCTGATGAGCAAGCCCAAGCTGCTGCTGCTCGACGAGCCGTCGCTGGGTCTGGCACCGATCATCATCCAGCAGATCTTCGACATCATCGAACAGCTGCGCAAGGACGGTGTGACGGTGTTTCTGGTCGAGCAGAACGCCAACCAGGCACTGAAAATTGCTGATCGCGCCTACGTTCTGGAGAACGGCCGCGTGGTGATGCAAGGCACCGGTGAAGCACTGCTGACCGACCCTAAAGTGCGCGAAGCGTACCTCGGCGGTTAA
- a CDS encoding PLP-dependent cysteine synthase family protein codes for MSVNRQWSREAIRIIEADFQRSADTHLIPLPLPGFPGIELYFKDESSHPTGSLKHRLARSLFLYALCNGWLKPGAPVIEASSGSTAISEAYFARMLGLPFIAVMPATTSKEKIAQIAFYGGQSHLVDDPTQIYAESERLAREHDGHFIDQFTYAERATDWRANNNIAESIFHQMRFEQHPEPSWLISSPGTGGTTATLGRYVRYRQHDTRVLCADAERSVFFDYYQTGDASLRLDHGSRIEGIGRPRVEASFLPKVIDAMVKVPDALSLAAMHYLAERLGRHVGGSSGTNLIGALMAAQHMKAQGETGSMVAILCDSGERYATTYYNQAWLKAQGYELSGMIAAVAATVEQGEPLPTSVLRANI; via the coding sequence ATGAGCGTCAACCGACAGTGGTCCCGCGAGGCGATCCGGATTATCGAAGCCGATTTCCAACGCAGCGCCGACACCCACCTGATCCCTTTGCCGCTGCCGGGTTTTCCGGGCATCGAGTTGTACTTCAAGGATGAGTCCAGCCACCCCACGGGCAGCCTCAAGCATCGCCTCGCACGTTCGTTGTTCCTGTATGCACTATGTAACGGCTGGCTCAAACCCGGCGCGCCGGTCATCGAGGCTTCAAGTGGCTCGACCGCCATTTCCGAGGCTTACTTTGCGCGCATGCTGGGCTTGCCGTTCATTGCAGTGATGCCTGCCACCACCTCGAAAGAGAAAATCGCGCAGATTGCGTTCTACGGTGGCCAAAGCCATTTGGTAGACGACCCGACCCAGATCTACGCCGAGTCCGAGCGTCTGGCGCGCGAGCACGACGGGCATTTCATTGACCAGTTCACCTATGCCGAGCGTGCCACCGACTGGCGGGCTAACAACAACATCGCCGAGTCGATTTTCCATCAGATGCGATTCGAGCAGCATCCCGAGCCGAGCTGGCTGATATCCAGCCCTGGCACCGGCGGTACCACTGCGACCTTGGGCCGCTACGTGCGTTATCGCCAGCACGACACCCGCGTCTTGTGTGCCGATGCCGAACGCTCGGTGTTCTTCGATTACTATCAGACCGGCGATGCCAGTCTGCGTCTTGATCATGGTTCACGGATCGAAGGCATTGGACGGCCACGGGTGGAAGCCTCGTTTCTGCCCAAGGTGATCGATGCGATGGTCAAGGTGCCGGATGCGCTGTCCCTGGCAGCCATGCATTACCTGGCGGAGCGCTTGGGGCGTCATGTCGGCGGGTCGAGCGGGACCAACCTGATCGGCGCATTGATGGCGGCTCAGCACATGAAAGCGCAAGGGGAGACGGGGTCGATGGTGGCGATTCTGTGTGACAGCGGCGAGCGCTATGCCACGACGTATTACAATCAGGCCTGGCTCAAGGCTCAGGGGTATGAATTGAGTGGGATGATCGCCGCAGTGGCTGCGACGGTGGAACAGGGTGAGCCGTTGCCGACGTCGGTACTGCGCGCCAACATCTGA
- a CDS encoding short chain dehydrogenase — protein sequence MKILLIGARGTIGSAVDKELSQRHEIIRIGRNSGDFQVDISDSSSIRKLFEQTGKFDALICAAGNVTFAPLNEMTEDSFALGLKDKLMGQVNLLLIGREYAHDGASFTFTTGVLSHDPIYSGASAALVNGALDSFVRAAAIELPRGLRVNSISPNVLVEAMGKYAPYFRGFKPVPAADVALAYAKSVEGLQTGQTFQVG from the coding sequence ATGAAAATTCTATTGATCGGCGCACGCGGAACCATTGGTTCGGCTGTCGACAAGGAACTGTCCCAGCGTCACGAAATTATCCGCATTGGCCGAAACAGCGGCGATTTTCAGGTGGATATCAGCGACAGCTCATCGATTCGAAAACTGTTCGAGCAGACCGGCAAATTCGATGCCCTGATCTGCGCCGCCGGCAACGTGACCTTTGCCCCGCTCAATGAGATGACCGAAGACAGTTTTGCTCTCGGCCTGAAAGACAAACTCATGGGCCAGGTCAACTTGTTGCTGATCGGCCGCGAATACGCCCATGACGGCGCATCGTTCACCTTCACCACCGGCGTACTGAGCCACGATCCGATCTACAGCGGCGCATCGGCAGCACTGGTCAACGGTGCACTGGACAGTTTCGTACGCGCCGCCGCCATCGAGTTGCCGCGCGGCCTGCGGGTCAACTCGATCAGTCCGAACGTCCTGGTTGAAGCCATGGGCAAATACGCGCCGTACTTCCGCGGGTTCAAACCGGTCCCTGCGGCGGATGTGGCGTTGGCCTACGCCAAAAGCGTGGAAGGCTTGCAGACGGGTCAGACTTTTCAAGTAGGTTAA